The DNA region ACGACGCCAACTCCGCCCCACGCTTCCGCCTCGACCTCAGCTCGGGCACGCCGCAGTTGGAGTTCGGCTCATCCGCCAACCGCCGCTACACCGTCTTCTTCAGCGACACTCTGGCCACCGACAGCTGGCAGCCACTGCACACACCCGCCAGAGGCAATGGCAGCACCATGCGCGTCAGCGACCCGTCCGCCACCACGACCCATCGTTTCTACCGTCTCGAGACGGACTTGCCATAAACGAATCCCCGCCGATACGCCCGTCTCCCCCCCGGAGGCGGGCGTATTTTTTTTCGGTGCAACGCACACCTTAGAAAACACCTGTAATTTGGTGATAGATCCGCACTCAGCCAAACGTCAAGCTGCGCGCATCACATCCCTCCACCGAGGGCCGCAACAATTCTCAACCGATCGCCTCTGAAAATGAACCCACTCACCTACGTAGCTATCGCCGCCAGTTCGGTTCTATCTGCATTCGCTGGCTCCCAATTCAACGAATATTGGGAGTTCCAAAAAGGAGACGAAGCGACTCAATGGCAGCACGTGACTCTCCCACACACAGCCCACCTGGAACCTTACATTTCCAATGACATGTGGATGGGTGAATGCCGCTACCGCAAGAGCTTTGAGTTCAAGCCAGAGTGGCAGGGCAAGCGAGTTGCACTCCAATTCGAAGGTGCCATGGGGATTGCCACCGTCTCGCTCAATGGCAAGGAGCTAGACAAACACATCGGCGGGTACATCGGCTTCGAAGTAGAACTTACCGACCACCTCCAACCAGGCAAAAACCTGCTCGAAGTCACGCTCGACAACCGGGAAAACCCAGACTACCCGCCGGGCAAATCCTACCGCACGCTCGACTTTGCCTGGTTCAGCGGAATCTACCGCAATGTCCACCTCGTTGTCACAGACAAGCTGCACATCAGCAATGCCATCGCCGCCAATCAGCCCGCAGGCGGCGGCATCTTCGTCACCTACCCCGAGGTTAGCACCGAATCCGCTACCATTCAGATCAAGACGCACGTGGTCAATGATCACGCCGAAAACCGCACGCTGCAGGTCGACCAAAGCCTGTGGCTCGACGGCCAACGTCTCACAGGCAGCCGTAGCGATGCTCTCACTCTGGCCCCTGAGTCCGACCAACACGTCACCCAACAGCTCCAGCTCGAAAACCCGCTGCTCTGGTCACCGCAAGCCCCCAACCTCTACACCCTGAAAACCCAGCTCCTCGCCGACGACCAATCCGTCGTCCACGAGGAGACCCAAAAGATCGGCGTCCGCACGATCTCCTACTCTGCCGATGGCTTTGTCCTTAATGGCAAAAACTTCTTCCAACGCGGAACCAACCGCCACCAGGAGTTTCCCTACATCGGATACGCAGCCTCTGACGAGGCCCAGTACCGCGACGCGGTGAAGATCAAAGAAGCCGGCTTCGATATCGTACGCATCTCCCACTACCCTCAGTCTCCTGCCTTCATGCGCGCCTGCGACGAACTCGGACTGATGACCATCAACTGCATCACAGGGTGGCAATTCTTCAAGGATGGTGAATTCGCCAAACACTCGCTGCAGGAAGGACGCGACCTCATCCGCCGCGACCGCAACCACCCAAGCGTCGTACTTTGGGAAATCAGCCTCAACGAAACCCACGTACCAAGCGAATTCCTCGCCCAACAACACGCGATCGTCGACGAAGAATACCCAGGTGACCAGAGCTTCAGCGGATCGTGGAAGGACGGCCCGCATGACGTCTTCCTCCCGGCACGCCAACACGGCAAAGGCCCGAAGTTCTGGGACGATTGGGAGAACAACGGGAAACCTGCATTCACCGCGGAGTACGGCGATTGGGAGTACTACGCCCAAGCCGCTGCCAACTTCAACCAGCACGGGTCGAAGGAACTCAAAAAGGAGGAGTCCACCAGCCGCCAACTGCGCAAACACGGCGAAAAACGTCTGCTCCAACAAGCCCTGAACTATCAGGAGTCACACAACCAGAACCTGCGTGGCAAGTCGATCATCGGCGATGCCAATTGGTTGATGTTCGACTACAACCGAGGCTACGCCAACGACCACTGCTCGTCCGGTGTGATGGATCTGATGCGCCTGCCCAAGTTTGCCTACTACTTCTACCGCAGCCAGCGCCCGGCGCATGAAGCAAGCGATCGCTTCTCATCCGGCCCGATGGTCTTCGCCGCGACCTACTGGCAAACGGATTCCAGCCCGCATGTGCGCGTTTTCTCCAACTGTGAATCGGTGACTGCCTACCTCAATGGCAAAAAAGTCGCCACCCAAACGCCGGATGACGATCAGTTCAGCACCCACCTCAACCACCCGCCGTTTACCTTCGACTTTGGTCAGTTCACGCCAGGCGAG from Sulfuriroseicoccus oceanibius includes:
- a CDS encoding glycoside hydrolase family 2 protein, which gives rise to MNPLTYVAIAASSVLSAFAGSQFNEYWEFQKGDEATQWQHVTLPHTAHLEPYISNDMWMGECRYRKSFEFKPEWQGKRVALQFEGAMGIATVSLNGKELDKHIGGYIGFEVELTDHLQPGKNLLEVTLDNRENPDYPPGKSYRTLDFAWFSGIYRNVHLVVTDKLHISNAIAANQPAGGGIFVTYPEVSTESATIQIKTHVVNDHAENRTLQVDQSLWLDGQRLTGSRSDALTLAPESDQHVTQQLQLENPLLWSPQAPNLYTLKTQLLADDQSVVHEETQKIGVRTISYSADGFVLNGKNFFQRGTNRHQEFPYIGYAASDEAQYRDAVKIKEAGFDIVRISHYPQSPAFMRACDELGLMTINCITGWQFFKDGEFAKHSLQEGRDLIRRDRNHPSVVLWEISLNETHVPSEFLAQQHAIVDEEYPGDQSFSGSWKDGPHDVFLPARQHGKGPKFWDDWENNGKPAFTAEYGDWEYYAQAAANFNQHGSKELKKEESTSRQLRKHGEKRLLQQALNYQESHNQNLRGKSIIGDANWLMFDYNRGYANDHCSSGVMDLMRLPKFAYYFYRSQRPAHEASDRFSSGPMVFAATYWQTDSSPHVRVFSNCESVTAYLNGKKVATQTPDDDQFSTHLNHPPFTFDFGQFTPGELRFVGHIDGKPVAEHRVNTPGEPASLALQVDESGKPLVADGNDFVFVYASVVDAKGTVVPTANHTIRFDVQGGQVVGPSTVTAEAGTQGVLVRANPHAGSVRVTASAEGIVETATEIQTAK